The proteins below are encoded in one region of Triticum aestivum cultivar Chinese Spring chromosome 1B, IWGSC CS RefSeq v2.1, whole genome shotgun sequence:
- the LOC123129178 gene encoding oryzain alpha chain-like has protein sequence MRIMAASALLLLLLVSAAAATSNTSDSWERKRSEEETRQIFTEWKAKHGMTNSSLAEEEQRAYTRFKRSLGLIDRRWHDEGYSIFSWERGRSEEETRKIFAEWKVREGITYSSIAREEHRYTIFKEALRDIDWHNAGYAIQVYNNNRCIDQFSHLIQEEYEAVCCGYWPEEPSLAELQRMGEIRERLWLAFTYRLT, from the coding sequence ATGAGGATCATGGCGGCGTCAGCGCTGCTGCTGCTCTTgctggtgtcggcggcggcggccaccagCAACACATCGGACAGctgggagaggaagaggagcgaggaggagacccggcagaTCTTCACGGAATGGAAGGCCAAGCACGGCATGACCAACAGCTCCCTCGCCGAGGAGGAGCAGCGCGCGTACACCAGGTTCAAGCGCAGCCTCGGCCTCATCGACCGGCGGTGGCATGACGAAGGCTACTCCATCTTCTCctgggagagggggaggagcgaggaggaaacGCGGAAGATCTTCGCGGAGTGGAAGGTACGAGAAGGCATTACCTACAGCTCCATCGCCCGCGAGGAGCACCGCTACACCATATTTAAGGAGGCCCTCCGCGACATCGACTGGCACAACGCTGGCTACGCCATTCAGGTCTACAATAACAACCGATGCATCGACCAGTTCAGCCATCTCATCCAAGAGGAGTACGAAGCCGTTTGCTGTGGGTATTGGCCAGAGGAGCCGTCGTTGGCCGAATTACAGAGAATGGGCGAGATCCGGGAGCGGTTGTGGCTAGCATTTACTTATCGGCTAACTTAA